CTGCGCCGCGCTCGCCGTCTCGTCCGCCGCGAGCGAGGCCCGCGATCTGTCGCCCGCCGAAACATGCATTGCGGTGAACGACGGGCTGTCGCTCGGCGCGCCGCTGCCGCACACAGCCGAAGCCCTCAAGGCGCACAGGCCCTTGAGGATCGTCGCCATCGGCTCTTCGTCCACCGTGGGGCTGTGGATGGTGCGCAAGGAGAAAACCTATCCCGGCGTGATGTACCGCGAATTGTTGCGGCTCGACCCCGCGATGCAGATCGAGATCGTCAATTCCGGGCGCAACGGCGACACCATCCCCGGCAACATCGCGCGGTTTCAGCGCGACGTGTTCGCCCATCGGCCGGACCTCGTGATCTGGCAGATCGGCGGCAACGATTTCACCTGGGGCGAGGGGATCGAAAGCCTCGGGCACAGGATCGCCGAAGGCGTCGCGATGCTGCGCGCGCAGGATGCCGACGTCATCCTGATGGACCAGCAATACACCCCGGTCATTCTCGCCACGCATTACGCCAAGATGCAGGCGGCGATCGCGTCCGTCGCGCGCGAACAGCAGGTGGCGTATCTGCCGCGTTTCGATATGCTGCATAAAACGGTGGAGGCGGGCGTCTCCATCGTCAGCCTGTCGGCGTTCGACGGACTGCACATGTCGGGCGACGCCTATGACTGCACCGGCCGCGTGCTCGCCCGCGCGATCATGGCGGCGGTGCGGTAAAACGAGGAGGATTTCCGATGAGCTTTGTCTGCTGCCGTTCCTTCATGGCCGCGCTGGCCGTTGTCTTTGCCGCGACGTGGACGGCGGCGCCCGCGCGCGCCGAAGTCTCCGAGATCAGCATCTCGAAAGGCTACGGCATCCTCTATCTGCCGCTGATCGTGATGGAGGACCAGAAGCTCCTCGAGAAGCAGGCGGAGAAGGCTGGCCTCGGCAAGGTGAGCGTGAAATGGCGCGTGCTCGACGGCGGCAACGTCATCAACGACGCCATGATGGCAGGCTCGCTCGATTTCGCGGGCACCGGCGCGCCGGCCTTTGTCGCGCTGTGGTCGAAGGCGAAGGGCATTCCGAACACCGCGGTGATCGGCATCAGCGCCCTGAGCGCGACCTCGCTGTATCTGAATTCCAGCAATCCGCAGATCAAGGGCCTCGCCGATTTCAAGAGCGGCGACAAGATCGCGCTGCCCGGCATCAAGACCTCGCTGTCGGCGGTGGTGTTGCAGATGATGGCGGCGAAGCAGTTCGGCATCGAGAATTACGCAAAGCTCGATCCGCTCACTGTCGGCCTGCCGCATCCGGAGGGGTTGATCGCGTTGACCTCAGGGCGTTCGGATGTGAGCGCGCATTT
The nucleotide sequence above comes from [Pseudomonas] carboxydohydrogena. Encoded proteins:
- a CDS encoding SGNH/GDSL hydrolase family protein, producing MKLSARFPKILACCAALAVSSAASEARDLSPAETCIAVNDGLSLGAPLPHTAEALKAHRPLRIVAIGSSSTVGLWMVRKEKTYPGVMYRELLRLDPAMQIEIVNSGRNGDTIPGNIARFQRDVFAHRPDLVIWQIGGNDFTWGEGIESLGHRIAEGVAMLRAQDADVILMDQQYTPVILATHYAKMQAAIASVAREQQVAYLPRFDMLHKTVEAGVSIVSLSAFDGLHMSGDAYDCTGRVLARAIMAAVR
- a CDS encoding ABC transporter substrate-binding protein, translated to MSFVCCRSFMAALAVVFAATWTAAPARAEVSEISISKGYGILYLPLIVMEDQKLLEKQAEKAGLGKVSVKWRVLDGGNVINDAMMAGSLDFAGTGAPAFVALWSKAKGIPNTAVIGISALSATSLYLNSSNPQIKGLADFKSGDKIALPGIKTSLSAVVLQMMAAKQFGIENYAKLDPLTVGLPHPEGLIALTSGRSDVSAHFTSPPFSYLELKDPKVHKVASSVDYIGNITLDVVYAPKKFVDANPKTTEAMLAALDEADAFIKNHRDEAADIFVRSSKTRVSKEDVLAILGDPDTRFSTTPDKVKSFADFMKAAGTIKTAPEKWSDMFIPQLSGRDGS